The Chryseobacterium sp. G0186 genome includes the window CATAGCTGATAGTGCCATAGCGTATTTTCTACCTATCGTAGAACTCGTTAAACCTGCCATATAAGTTTAAATTTGAATTTCCCACAAAATTAAGAAATGTTAACAATATCGAAAAGTGAGAAATCTCACAATTAGGCAGTTTGTAATCCTTCTAAATAAGAGCCAGAAGGGTTATAGATAAAAGAAAGTAAAAAATAGAGGAAAATCTATTTTATATTGTAAACCTGACCTCTAAAAACGATTTTCTCTGCTGCTGATGGGATGATCTTTATTTCAAAATCATTGATTCTTCGTGATGAACAATAAGGCATTATGATGAAACGTAAAACCTTATCTTTCTCTGCCCTATCAGAGATCCAAAAACAGGCCTTGTTTCCTTTTTTTATGGACACAATCTTACCGTTATTGAAAGGATGCAAAAGCATTTCTTCTTTTTGATTTTCAAAAACATTACATCCTATTTTTATCATCAAAAATACCAGACACGCCATTGTCAATTTCATGGAATTTTTAAAGTTAAATTTTAAAATCGTTGGTCTTAGCCAATACACAATCACCAATGCAGATAATACTTCAATCGGATTCATTGGTATATTTTCAATAAACAACACCTCTACCTCAGCAAACCAATGAATATCTTTCAATAAAATCTGAATGATGAAGTCATAAACAAGATCAATAAGAGTAAAATTAATTCCAATGCTAATCAATACAGTCATTAAAAATGAAAAGACAATAATTACCTCTGAAAAGGGTACTATGATAAAGTTAGCTATAATTGACACAAGGGAAAACTGATGAAAATAATGCAGAACCAACGGGAGTGTTGCCAGCTGGGCAGAAATGGATATGGTAATGGTATTAAAAATTAATTTCTTGAGATAATGATCCTGTCTTGGAAAATATTTTAAAAGAGGTTGATTTAGCCAAAAGATTCCCAATACAGCCATAAAGCTCAGCTGAAAACCCACATCAAAAAGCTGCTGAGTATCTAAAATCAAAATAACAAATGCAGATAATGCCAAGGAATGAAGCAGATCAGGTTTTCTCTGAAGCAAAACAAATATAAAATACACACTCAGCATGATACATGAACGTAGCACTGAGTTTCCAAAGCCTATAAACGCGGCAAATAACCAGATAAATCCCAAACTGAAAACAATGGCATACTTTCTTAACCGTAGAGGAATAAAGCGTACCATTAAAAGGTTAAATATTCCAAAGATCACCACAATATGGGTTCCTGAAATTGCCAAAAAGTGCACCAGACCGGATCGGTTGAAATCCTCTACCATATCGGCATCCATATCTGTTCTGTCAGCAAGAATGATTCCTTTTAAAAACTCCTTGGTTCTTGCAGGCATTTCTGTTTTATCAATTTTCTTCAGAATGTTAAGTCTGTATTGTCTTATCTCATCCGTAAAGCTTAAATCATTCCGCTCCGCAGAAATATATACATCAGACAAAAACATCTGATATTCAATACCTTTTCTTTTCAGATAACGGGCATAATCAAACTGAAAATCATAAGGTGGAGAATAGGGTTTTGTAATATAAGCTTCTGTTTTATAGTAATGTTTGAAATCCAATTCTTTACTGTCTTTTGGAATATAGACCACCGAATTAAAACTTTTGAGCTTCAACTGTACTTTTGCTTCATATTTCCGATATTTTTCAGTGGAATTTAATTTTTGAGAAATTTTAAAAATGACCGTTTCTTTTTTCTTCACCGGTATTTCGGTAGACATAGAAAAAGTGTTAAAAAAATGAAGAATAATTCCTATTCCAAAGAAAAGTACCACTAGCAAAATATTCCTGGTTTTATACAAAAAATAAGACTGAAGAAATATTGAGATTAAAATTCCGAAACTGATGAGCGCAATACCATACACTGAATGTCTATCCAACAGGATTTTATCCTGAAAAAAAATTCCAAGGATGAAACATATGGCTAGGATAAGAAGAGGTTGTCTGTTCAATTGCAATCAATTATTTCACCAAATTAGGAAATTAACTGATTGTATATAAACACTATGAATACTAAATAAGCTCGTTAAACCTAATAAAAGGGAGCAACAGAACGCTTATTTTTTTGCTATAAAAAACAAAGATTGTGAAAAAATATTTATTTAGTTTTCAGAAATTTATCGGTAAGTCTTTTGGTTTCCTTGATATAAAACCATTGGTCTTTCCCATAATCTTCATAGGTAAAGTTGTTGATTTTTTTAGGAGCAGCAGGCTCTATCTGTGTGCCCTCATGCCATTCGTTAAATGAAGTGATTCCGATAAACCCAGGGTTTACTTTTATAGCAGCATCAAACATATCTTCGTAATATTTGCCGTTGTCTCTGCTTTTAAAATTGGCTTCATTCCAGGGTCTGATTCTGGTATCAGAATATCCCGGTCCTACACAAGGTATAAAAATAAGATGATGTTCCTTCGCGTAACTAGAAAGGAAATCCCAATTGGAAGTAGTACTCCCAAAAACAAACCCCTCACTGGCAAAGTAAGTATAAAAACCATCGAAAGCTGCCTTATCAAAAAAGGAAGAATGCTCTTTTTCTACCCATAACCCAATATAAAAAGCATCTAATTCTGTATTTCGTACGGTCTGGTCTCCATCTCTGGACAAAAGTCTTGCCCATTCTTCCGGAGCTATTTTGTAACTGTCATAGACGTAATACAAAGGCTTTCCATCTTTTTTATAGAAAGCAGGATGCTTAGAATAGGTTTTTACAAGGTAAGAAAGCTGATCTCGAAGTTCTGTGATATTTTTATAGAATGGCTCTATATGGAAAGCAATTTTTAAATTAAAATGATCGGCAACATCAAGATATTTCATGACACTTTTATCGGTAAAGGAATCTTTGCCTAGCCAACTTAAAACGACCACACCAGCTCCGGATTCTTTGATCATCTTCATATGCTTTTTAATGATCTTTACATCACTGGAACTATAGTTCCCTAAACTCGGATAGAAGTTTGCACCAATGTCATCTCCGCCGTTGTAATGCCCTAAGTTATTCCATTTGGGATTGCTCCAGTGAGGAATTATTTCATGGTTCCAATGTTGTAAGCTTCCATCTATTGACTGATTTCCGTACCAGCCATAGTAAAAGATCTGAACCTCATCTCTTGAGCGGTTCTGCTGTGCAAAACTTTTTGAGAAAAAAAATGTACAAACAAGTAATAATAAAAGATTTTTAAAACAATTCATTTTTAACAAAGCTATTGAGATTCTCAAAGAAATAATTTAGACACTTAAAATCACATCAGCAGCATGATCACTGGCTCCTTTCCCGCCAAGCTTGTCTCTTAAAAGGGCATAGTCCTTCAGAATCTGTTCTCTTTTTGGTCCCTCAACCACCTTATTAAGCTCATCTACAAGATTCTTGGTATTCAAATCATTTTGAATCAATTCTTTTACCACTTCCCGGTCCATAATGAGATTAACTAAGGAAATGTAATTGATATTTTTCACCAGTCTTTTGGCAATGGCATAGGAGATTTTGCTTCCACGGTAGCACACCACTTCAGGAATATTCAACAAAGCAGTTTCCAGGGTAGCTGTTCCGGAAGTAACAAGCGCAGCTTTTGAGCACCTTAGCAAATCATATGTCTTATTGGATACAAAGCGAACGTTTTCATCCACATATTTTTGATAAAATTCTTTGGGAAGACTGGGTGCACCAGCGATTACAAACTGATATTTTTTAAAATGAGGTCTTACGGAAAGCATGATTTCAAGCATTTTCTCAACTTCCTGTTTTCTGGAACCCGGTAAAAGTGCAATAATTTCTTTTTCGTTCAGCCCGTATTCTTCTTTAAATTTTTCAGTGCTAATTTCCTTTAAGTCTGAAATAGCATCAAGTAAAGGATGCCCTACAAAATGGGAATGAACCCCGTGTTTTCTGTAGAAATCTTCTTCAAACGGAAGAATGACCATCATTTCATCCACATATTTCTTAATGATTTCCACTCTACCCTCTTTCCAGGCCCAAAGTTGGGGTGAAATATAATACACCACTTTAATCCCCAATTCCTTGGCAAATCTGGCGATCCTTAGATTAAAACCAGGATAATCTACCAGGATCAAAACATCAGGTTTATTTTGCAGAATATCTTCTTTGCAATAGGTAATGTTATTTAAAATGGTCCTTAGATTCATCACCACTTCCAGAAATCCCATAAATGCAAGATCACGGTAATGCTTTACCAATGTTCCTCCCTGGGCAGCCATCAAATCTCCACCCCAGAATCTAAATTCTGCATTGGGATCCTTGTGTTTTAAAGCTTTCATTAAATTACTTCCATGCAAATCACCGGAAGCTTCTCCTGCAATAATATAATATTTCATTTCTTCCGAAATCTTTATGAGTTGTTTTTATAGCCATCTATACCTTTCACCACCTTTATTGTATGATGTAATTTTTGAATCATGGGAGGTTTCTATGGTAAGGATAGAGAACAAATTAAAATATATATTGATCTTAATTTGTAAATTTGTTCAAAGATAATGATAAAAATGTCAGAAGAATTTGAAATCAGAAATAAAGTTGCTGAAAGCGGCCTTGTGAATTTTGACCTTTCTACCCTGGTTCCAAAGGGTGAAAGAGTAGGTATTGACCTTAAGGATTTTCTTTTCCAGGAAATGATCCTGAAAGAAAAAGATTTTCGTGAAAAAGTGGAAGCCATCAATGTTGAGCAATATAAAGACTGCTATATATACATCTATAATTCTGTAGATACCATTATTCCGCTTTGGGCTTATTTTGTATTAACGGCAAAGCTTACTGATGTTGCTAAGAAAATAGTATTCGGAAATCGTGAGGATCTTGAAGTTCTTCTGATGCACAATGCCATTCAGACGTATGATTTTCAAGAGATGAGAGGAAAAAGAGTCTTGGTGAAAGGCTGTTCAGATAAAGAAATTCCAGAAAATGCATATATAGAACTGGTGGAGCAATTGAAACCTATGGTAAAGTCATTGATGTTTGGAGAAGCATGCTCCAATGTTCCAATAGTAAAGAATTAAGATGACAAAATATCTATCTGCTACAGTTTTATTTTTCATCTTTTTAGTTATTTATTATATCGGGAGTTTTACTAAAATTCCCTTTGCTGATTGTGTAGGCTTTGTCCTCTCAGTAGAAAATGGTGAATTTGAAACCGCAGCTACCGCAACCTCCCATTTCTTATATACCAATACCGCTATTTTAATTAAAAACCTGCTAGGTCTTAATGCTATTGAGGCCAGTAGATTTCTTGTGGTAGCTTCAGGGGCAGCAACGGTCTCTGTGATCTATCTTACCGTAAAAAGTATTACAAAAACCGAATGGGCTTCCATTACAGCTGCATTTGTCTTTGGCTTCAGTTTTTCCTTTTGGAGAAATGCCGAAATTGTAGAAGTCTATACCTACAACTCTCTATGGGTAAGTCTTTTCTTTTTTTCTACGACAAAAGCTTTTATAGAGAAGAAAAATATTTACATTATACTTAGCAGTTTGTTCTTAGGCATCAGCCTTTGGGTACATATTCAGAATATTTTACTGATCCCCGCCTTACTTCTATTTTTATTTTATTTCAGGCAGGAAAAAAAGTATGCCTACCCAGCTATCGTTCTTTTTATTGTTTTATTTTCATCCTTGTTTATCTTGAATATTTCTCAGGGATTACCTTTTAAATCACCCTATTCTTCAGAGCAGGGAACCTGGGTTGAGGATTCTTTACAACAGACACCAGTACAATTAATAAAGGATTTCTTTATATCTTTTATTTATCTTGTTTACAACTTCAATATTTTTATATTCTTTGGAGTAGCGGGAATCATTTTGCTATACCGATCAAACAGGAAAATGTTTTATGTATTCTTTGCAGCAGCTCTTTTAGTATATGGCTTTTCTACATTCTATATTGTTTCTGACAATTATGTATTCTTTTTACCTTTCAATATTATTTTTGCTCTTTCCATAGGATATGGATTATCGTCGACCCGATATTCCTCTTTCAAAAAGGTTTCATGGATCTGTCTTTTTATTCCTCTAGGATACATTCTCTGTTATAATATTGCCCTTTCTACAGAAAAAGGGAAAGAAGTACATGCTTTCAAAAAATATAAAGGAGGGATGAACTATTATTTACTTCCGTGGATGAACAACAATGAAGGCATCCTTGAATTTACCATTGATAAAAAAACAGCTCCTGAACCTATCCATTGGATGACATTCAGCGCCCTGGAATATATAAAGGTTTTAAAAAGCAAAGGATATACTGAAGAGGAGATAAAAAAACTTTAACAATAATTATGAATCCGAGGTATTTTGAGAGGCATATTTTTTGATAACTTTGGTTTAATTAATACTTAAACAAACACAAACAATGAGCTTAATTGACCTCCTTACAGGGAACACCAGCAACCAGGTTGCTGAACAGGCTGAAAATAAATTCGGAATCAACAGAAATCAGGTAATTGCCTTATTGGCCGTTGCTACTCCACTTATTATTTCCTATCTTAGAAATAAATCTCAGGATGCCAAGGAAGCTGAAGCTTTAAATACAGCCTTGGATAAAGATCACAATGGAAGTATTTTAAATGATGCTTCTCAGATTGAGGCCAGACAGGCAGAAGGCGGATCTATTCTTGATCATATTTTTGGAGGACAAAAAAGTACTGTAGAAAACCAGTTGTCACAAAACACAGGAATTTCAATAGATAAAATCGGACCTATCCTTGCCATGCTAGCTCCTGTAGTAATGGGATACATTGGCCAGCAAAAGCAACAAAGCAATGTTGGAGCAGGAGGTTTGGGAGATCTTTTAGGAGGAATCCTTGGAAATGCATCCAGTCAGGCTCAGACTCAACAATCCAATCCTTTAAATGACATTCTTGGAAGTGTTTTAGGAGGTGGACAATCACAGTCATCAGGCAACCCTTTGAATGACATTCTGGGAAGCGTACTTGGTGGCGGTGGTGGAAACCAGCAACAGCAAGGCGGTGGCCTAGGGAGTATCTTGGGGAATATCCTTGGAGGAAAATAAATAATTTAA containing:
- a CDS encoding ComEC/Rec2 family competence protein, which produces MQLNRQPLLILAICFILGIFFQDKILLDRHSVYGIALISFGILISIFLQSYFLYKTRNILLVVLFFGIGIILHFFNTFSMSTEIPVKKKETVIFKISQKLNSTEKYRKYEAKVQLKLKSFNSVVYIPKDSKELDFKHYYKTEAYITKPYSPPYDFQFDYARYLKRKGIEYQMFLSDVYISAERNDLSFTDEIRQYRLNILKKIDKTEMPARTKEFLKGIILADRTDMDADMVEDFNRSGLVHFLAISGTHIVVIFGIFNLLMVRFIPLRLRKYAIVFSLGFIWLFAAFIGFGNSVLRSCIMLSVYFIFVLLQRKPDLLHSLALSAFVILILDTQQLFDVGFQLSFMAVLGIFWLNQPLLKYFPRQDHYLKKLIFNTITISISAQLATLPLVLHYFHQFSLVSIIANFIIVPFSEVIIVFSFLMTVLISIGINFTLIDLVYDFIIQILLKDIHWFAEVEVLFIENIPMNPIEVLSALVIVYWLRPTILKFNFKNSMKLTMACLVFLMIKIGCNVFENQKEEMLLHPFNNGKIVSIKKGNKACFWISDRAEKDKVLRFIIMPYCSSRRINDFEIKIIPSAAEKIVFRGQVYNIK
- a CDS encoding glycoside hydrolase family 99 protein; protein product: MNCFKNLLLLLVCTFFFSKSFAQQNRSRDEVQIFYYGWYGNQSIDGSLQHWNHEIIPHWSNPKWNNLGHYNGGDDIGANFYPSLGNYSSSDVKIIKKHMKMIKESGAGVVVLSWLGKDSFTDKSVMKYLDVADHFNLKIAFHIEPFYKNITELRDQLSYLVKTYSKHPAFYKKDGKPLYYVYDSYKIAPEEWARLLSRDGDQTVRNTELDAFYIGLWVEKEHSSFFDKAAFDGFYTYFASEGFVFGSTTSNWDFLSSYAKEHHLIFIPCVGPGYSDTRIRPWNEANFKSRDNGKYYEDMFDAAIKVNPGFIGITSFNEWHEGTQIEPAAPKKINNFTYEDYGKDQWFYIKETKRLTDKFLKTK
- the lpxB gene encoding lipid-A-disaccharide synthase, encoding MKYYIIAGEASGDLHGSNLMKALKHKDPNAEFRFWGGDLMAAQGGTLVKHYRDLAFMGFLEVVMNLRTILNNITYCKEDILQNKPDVLILVDYPGFNLRIARFAKELGIKVVYYISPQLWAWKEGRVEIIKKYVDEMMVILPFEEDFYRKHGVHSHFVGHPLLDAISDLKEISTEKFKEEYGLNEKEIIALLPGSRKQEVEKMLEIMLSVRPHFKKYQFVIAGAPSLPKEFYQKYVDENVRFVSNKTYDLLRCSKAALVTSGTATLETALLNIPEVVCYRGSKISYAIAKRLVKNINYISLVNLIMDREVVKELIQNDLNTKNLVDELNKVVEGPKREQILKDYALLRDKLGGKGASDHAADVILSV
- a CDS encoding DUF2480 family protein is translated as MSEEFEIRNKVAESGLVNFDLSTLVPKGERVGIDLKDFLFQEMILKEKDFREKVEAINVEQYKDCYIYIYNSVDTIIPLWAYFVLTAKLTDVAKKIVFGNREDLEVLLMHNAIQTYDFQEMRGKRVLVKGCSDKEIPENAYIELVEQLKPMVKSLMFGEACSNVPIVKN
- a CDS encoding protein O-mannosyl-transferase family, whose translation is MTKYLSATVLFFIFLVIYYIGSFTKIPFADCVGFVLSVENGEFETAATATSHFLYTNTAILIKNLLGLNAIEASRFLVVASGAATVSVIYLTVKSITKTEWASITAAFVFGFSFSFWRNAEIVEVYTYNSLWVSLFFFSTTKAFIEKKNIYIILSSLFLGISLWVHIQNILLIPALLLFLFYFRQEKKYAYPAIVLFIVLFSSLFILNISQGLPFKSPYSSEQGTWVEDSLQQTPVQLIKDFFISFIYLVYNFNIFIFFGVAGIILLYRSNRKMFYVFFAAALLVYGFSTFYIVSDNYVFFLPFNIIFALSIGYGLSSTRYSSFKKVSWICLFIPLGYILCYNIALSTEKGKEVHAFKKYKGGMNYYLLPWMNNNEGILEFTIDKKTAPEPIHWMTFSALEYIKVLKSKGYTEEEIKKL
- a CDS encoding DUF937 domain-containing protein, with the translated sequence MSLIDLLTGNTSNQVAEQAENKFGINRNQVIALLAVATPLIISYLRNKSQDAKEAEALNTALDKDHNGSILNDASQIEARQAEGGSILDHIFGGQKSTVENQLSQNTGISIDKIGPILAMLAPVVMGYIGQQKQQSNVGAGGLGDLLGGILGNASSQAQTQQSNPLNDILGSVLGGGQSQSSGNPLNDILGSVLGGGGGNQQQQGGGLGSILGNILGGK